GGTCAGCTCGATGAACGGGTGGTCCTTCAGGGCAGCGATGAACTGCTGGCCCGCGAGTCCGGTGGCGCCAATGAGTACGGCGCGAAGCTTGGCCATCGTGGGGAATCTCCGGTGGGAGCGGCAGGGCGCTCCTTACACCGTTTCACGACGCGCTGCATCCGCCGCTCAACGGTGGGCGTGGGAGGGGGCGCGTGCGTGGCGCTCCGTGGGGTAGCCCCCCGTCACCCAGGCGTGGAGCCCCCCGGCGAGGCACACGGCGTTGCGCCCCCTCAGGCGCAACACGCGGCAGATGCGCCGGATGTCCGCGCAGTCCTGGGTGGTGCCGCACAGGACGATGAGCTCGTCGTCTGGAAGCATCCCCAGATCCCTCGCGATCTCCGAGGCTGTCATGCGCAGCGCGCCGGGGATGTGGATCTCGAACCGCTCCCAGTCCATCGCGTCGCGGCAATCCAGGACGAGCACATCCTCATCCCCCAGACGCATGAACAGCTCATCACAGATGATGGTGGGCTCCACCGGGACCTCCCCGAGGCGACGGGCTCCATCGAACATGAACCGGAGGGCTTTTTCCCCTCTTCCCGCCTGCCTGCCCGCCTGCTTCCCGGAAGCCGCCGGGGCGTTAGAGCCCCAGCTGCTTGGCGATGATTTCGTTCATCACCTCACTGGTGCCGCCGCCGATGGGCCCCAGCCGCGCGTCGCGCCAGTGACGCTGGATGTCGTACTCCATCATGTAGCCCGCGCCGCCGTGGAGCTGGAGGCACTCGTCGGCCACGCGGCAGCAGGTCTCCGTGGCGACCTTCTTGGCCATGGAGGTCTGCGCGACGGCGTACTCGCCGGCCACGTGCAGGCGCAGCGCGTGGTAGGTGAGCTGCCGCGCACATTCGCGGGCGGTGTGCAGGTCCGCCAGCTTGTGGCGCACCACCTGGAAGCCGGCCAGCGTCTGATTGAAGGCGCGGCGCTGCTTCACGTGCTCGAGCACGGTCTCCAGCATGTCGTCCATGGCGCCCAC
This DNA window, taken from Corallococcus coralloides DSM 2259, encodes the following:
- a CDS encoding rhodanese-like domain-containing protein, which encodes MEPTIICDELFMRLGDEDVLVLDCRDAMDWERFEIHIPGALRMTASEIARDLGMLPDDELIVLCGTTQDCADIRRICRVLRLRGRNAVCLAGGLHAWVTGGYPTERHARAPSHAHR